A DNA window from Brenneria izadpanahii contains the following coding sequences:
- a CDS encoding methyl-accepting chemotaxis protein, whose protein sequence is MRFLRNIAIRTAMLWVLGTFCVLWGGVSIYTIFSFKEMTTTSKTSSLLVENMNFVNQANDQYFRMVTRLARAVDARRSGDNASADREQASALNALNTLKADLAAFNGIDHAGLDDALVQAASRDWNTLIVQGVEPLYQKASANLLDDYQVQARDVVPPLSRQFGASMSALNKVASEKFVAAGVRFEQITSIGQNILLAGLIVGVIMLFLTDRYLVKFLVRPLNDLRDHFSVIASGQLGKPIVDFGRNCVGRLFPLLREMQTSLANTVSTIRNSTDSIYQGSSEIAAGNNDLSSRTEQQASALEETAASMEQLTATVKQNAENANHASQLALQASTTAKKGGDIVENVVKTMSEISSSSRKIAEITTVINSIAFQTNILALNAAVEAARAGEQGRGFAVVAGEVRSLAQRSAQAAKEIEGLISDSVRCVDTGSHLVEEAGNTMHDIVRAVTNVTDIMGEIASASEEQSKGIAQVAQAVSEMDSVTQQNAALVEQASAAALSLEEQAALLNQTVSLFQLSEHHIQPAKAVKINAAPKAAIAATAQKALPPSHDNWEKF, encoded by the coding sequence ATGAGATTTTTAAGGAACATCGCCATCAGAACGGCCATGTTATGGGTACTCGGCACCTTCTGTGTACTATGGGGAGGCGTGTCGATATACACGATATTTTCTTTCAAGGAGATGACGACAACGTCTAAAACCAGCAGCCTGCTGGTGGAAAACATGAATTTTGTTAATCAGGCTAACGATCAGTATTTTCGTATGGTTACGCGTTTGGCCCGCGCCGTTGATGCGCGCCGCAGCGGCGATAATGCCTCCGCGGACAGAGAGCAGGCATCGGCGTTGAATGCGCTGAATACGTTAAAAGCGGATTTGGCGGCATTCAATGGGATAGATCATGCGGGATTGGATGATGCGCTGGTGCAGGCGGCCAGTCGCGATTGGAATACGCTGATTGTTCAAGGCGTCGAACCTTTATATCAGAAAGCCTCGGCAAATTTGCTGGATGACTATCAGGTCCAGGCCAGAGACGTGGTGCCGCCGTTGAGCCGCCAGTTCGGCGCATCGATGTCGGCCCTCAATAAAGTCGCGTCTGAAAAGTTTGTTGCCGCCGGCGTGCGTTTCGAGCAGATCACCTCTATTGGTCAAAACATTTTGCTGGCAGGTTTGATCGTCGGGGTGATTATGCTGTTCCTGACCGATCGCTATTTGGTGAAGTTCCTGGTCCGGCCATTGAACGATCTGCGCGATCATTTCAGCGTGATTGCATCAGGCCAGTTAGGCAAACCTATCGTGGATTTTGGCCGTAACTGCGTCGGCAGGTTATTTCCTCTCTTACGTGAAATGCAAACCAGTTTGGCCAACACGGTCAGCACCATCAGAAACAGCACCGATTCTATTTATCAGGGATCTTCGGAAATCGCCGCCGGGAACAACGATCTGTCGTCACGTACCGAGCAGCAGGCTTCCGCACTGGAAGAAACCGCCGCCAGCATGGAGCAATTGACGGCAACGGTAAAACAGAACGCCGAAAACGCCAACCATGCCAGCCAATTGGCTTTGCAGGCCTCTACGACGGCGAAGAAGGGCGGCGATATTGTTGAAAACGTGGTGAAAACCATGTCGGAAATTTCCAGCAGTTCACGGAAAATCGCCGAGATTACCACCGTGATTAACAGCATCGCCTTTCAAACCAATATCCTGGCGCTGAATGCGGCTGTTGAAGCGGCCCGCGCCGGCGAGCAGGGACGTGGCTTTGCCGTCGTGGCCGGCGAAGTTCGTAGTTTGGCGCAGCGCAGCGCGCAGGCCGCCAAAGAAATTGAGGGGCTTATTTCGGATTCCGTCCGGTGTGTGGATACCGGTTCCCATCTGGTTGAAGAGGCCGGCAACACCATGCACGACATTGTTCGCGCGGTGACTAACGTGACCGATATCATGGGAGAGATCGCTTCCGCATCGGAAGAACAAAGCAAGGGGATAGCTCAGGTCGCTCAGGCCGTTTCAGAGATGGACAGCGTCACCCAGCAGAACGCGGCGTTGGTCGAGCAGGCATCGGCCGCCGCGCTGTCGCTGGAAGAGCAGGCGGCGCTGTTGAATCAGACGGTTTCGTTATTCCAGTTGTCCGAACATCATATCCAGCCGGCAAAAGCGGTAAAAATCAACGCGGCGCCGAAAGCCGCGATAGCGGCAACGGCTCAGAAAGCGTTGCCGCCAAGTCATGATAATTGGGAAAAGTTCTGA
- the fldA gene encoding flavodoxin FldA, with the protein MALIGIFFGSDTGNTENIAKTIQQQLGTDVAEVHDIAKSSKEDLEAFDILLLGIPTWYYGEAQCDWDDFFPTLEEIDFTGKLVAIFGCGDQEDYAEYFCDAMGTIRDIIEPRGATIVGHWPTEGYYFEASKGLVDDKHFVGLAIDEDRQPELTSERVTAWVKQISEELNLKELVG; encoded by the coding sequence ATGGCACTCATAGGAATTTTCTTTGGCAGTGACACCGGCAATACCGAAAACATTGCCAAGACCATCCAACAGCAACTGGGAACCGACGTTGCCGAAGTTCATGACATCGCCAAAAGTAGTAAAGAAGATCTTGAAGCCTTCGATATTTTACTGTTGGGTATCCCAACCTGGTACTACGGGGAAGCTCAATGCGACTGGGATGACTTTTTCCCTACGCTGGAAGAAATTGACTTTACCGGAAAACTGGTCGCCATATTTGGCTGCGGCGATCAGGAAGACTACGCAGAGTACTTCTGTGACGCGATGGGCACCATCCGCGATATTATCGAGCCACGCGGCGCGACTATCGTTGGGCACTGGCCGACCGAAGGCTACTACTTTGAAGCGTCTAAAGGTCTGGTGGACGATAAACACTTCGTCGGTTTGGCCATCGATGAAGATCGTCAGCCTGAACTGACCAGCGAACGCGTCACCGCCTGGGTGAAACAGATCAGCGAAGAGTTGAATCTGAAAGAGTTGGTTGGCTAA
- the nagE gene encoding N-acetylglucosamine-specific PTS transporter subunit IIBC, with protein sequence MSILGYLQKIGRALMVPVATLPAAAILMGVGYWIDPVGWGNENALAALFIKSGSAIIGNMDVLFALGIAYGLSKDKDGAAALAGFVGYLVLTTLCSPDAIAMIRKIPLEQVPAAFGHIKNQFIGILVGIISAELYNRFSQVELPKALSFFSGRRLVPIITSFLMILVAFILMYVWPVIYSSLVSFGEYIQQLGSVGAGVYAFCNRMLIPVGLHHALNSVFWFDVAGINDIPNFLAGQQSIDAGKAVVGITGRYQAGFFPIMMFGLPGAALAIYHCSRPENKSKIGGIMLAAAVAAFFTGITEPLEFSFMFVAPVLYFLHAVMTGISVFIAASMHWIAGFGFSAGLVDMVLSSRNPLATHWYMLIPQGLVFSVVYYCVFRFTITRFNLLTPGRELSVSGSEADGYDVNAAVPSPSGDVLTQARGYLQAIGGKENLSGIDSCITRLRLNVVDSGLVDDKLARQLGAAGVIRLNKQSVQIVVGTQAESIASALKKVSEE encoded by the coding sequence GTGAGTATTCTTGGCTATTTACAAAAGATTGGACGGGCATTAATGGTGCCCGTTGCGACGTTGCCCGCTGCTGCGATCCTGATGGGGGTCGGATACTGGATTGATCCGGTGGGGTGGGGAAATGAAAATGCGTTGGCGGCGCTGTTTATCAAATCCGGATCGGCCATTATCGGGAATATGGATGTCCTGTTTGCGTTGGGGATCGCTTACGGGTTGTCGAAAGATAAAGACGGCGCGGCGGCTCTGGCGGGTTTTGTCGGCTATCTGGTGCTGACAACGCTGTGTTCGCCGGATGCTATTGCGATGATTCGGAAAATACCGCTGGAGCAGGTGCCGGCCGCATTCGGCCACATTAAAAATCAGTTCATCGGTATTTTGGTGGGGATTATCTCCGCGGAACTGTACAACCGCTTTAGTCAGGTCGAGCTGCCGAAAGCGCTGTCGTTCTTCAGCGGACGCCGCCTGGTTCCCATTATCACCTCGTTTCTGATGATTCTGGTGGCCTTCATCCTGATGTATGTGTGGCCGGTCATTTATAGTTCGCTAGTCTCTTTCGGCGAGTATATTCAACAGTTAGGTTCGGTCGGCGCCGGCGTTTATGCGTTCTGTAACCGGATGTTGATTCCCGTAGGCTTGCATCACGCCCTGAACTCGGTGTTCTGGTTTGACGTGGCGGGTATTAACGATATTCCCAATTTCCTTGCCGGGCAGCAGTCGATTGATGCCGGTAAAGCCGTGGTCGGCATTACCGGCCGCTATCAGGCCGGATTTTTCCCGATTATGATGTTTGGTCTGCCTGGCGCGGCGTTGGCGATTTATCATTGCAGCCGTCCGGAGAACAAAAGCAAGATCGGCGGGATTATGCTGGCCGCGGCGGTGGCCGCATTTTTTACCGGCATCACCGAGCCGCTGGAGTTCTCCTTTATGTTTGTCGCGCCGGTACTGTATTTTCTGCATGCGGTGATGACCGGCATCTCGGTATTTATTGCGGCCAGTATGCATTGGATTGCCGGTTTCGGCTTCAGCGCCGGGCTGGTGGATATGGTGCTGTCGTCGCGCAACCCGCTGGCGACCCACTGGTATATGCTGATACCGCAGGGTCTTGTGTTCTCGGTCGTTTACTACTGCGTATTCCGATTCACCATCACGCGTTTCAATTTACTGACTCCGGGACGCGAACTGTCGGTAAGCGGTAGCGAGGCCGACGGCTATGATGTGAATGCGGCGGTTCCGTCGCCATCCGGTGATGTTCTCACGCAGGCCAGGGGGTATTTACAGGCCATCGGCGGAAAAGAAAATCTGTCCGGTATTGATTCCTGCATCACCCGGCTGCGTTTGAACGTGGTGGATTCAGGGTTGGTCGATGACAAACTGGCCAGGCAATTAGGCGCCGCCGGGGTGATTCGTTTGAATAAACAGAGCGTGCAGATCGTCGTCGGCACTCAGGCTGAGTCGATCGCTTCGGCGCTGAAGAAAGTCAGCGAAGAATAA
- the ybfF gene encoding esterase, with translation MKLNYRRHDARQPDGKLPVVLIHGLFGNLDNLGVLGRDLQNQRDVLQLDLRNHGLSPRSPQMTYPAMAQDVLELLDALNIERAIVIGHSMGGKVAMSLSSLIPQRLAKLVVMDIAPVAYRTRGHDDVFTALRAVSDAGLASRTQAAALMRQYLKEEGVIQFLLKSFQQGEWRFNVPALWDQYENIIGWQDVPAWQGPVLFIRGENSPYLDDIYREAILRQFPMARAYVVSGAGHWVHAEKPEAVLRAIHRFLDAS, from the coding sequence ATGAAATTGAATTATCGTAGGCATGATGCGCGTCAACCCGATGGCAAATTACCCGTCGTCCTCATCCACGGACTGTTTGGCAATCTGGATAATCTTGGTGTACTGGGCCGGGATTTGCAAAATCAGCGCGATGTTTTACAACTGGATCTGCGCAATCACGGCCTGTCGCCGCGCTCGCCGCAGATGACCTACCCGGCGATGGCGCAAGATGTTCTGGAATTATTGGATGCATTGAACATCGAGCGGGCAATCGTGATCGGTCATTCGATGGGCGGGAAAGTGGCGATGTCGCTCAGTTCCCTTATTCCGCAGCGGCTGGCGAAGCTGGTGGTGATGGATATCGCGCCGGTCGCCTATCGGACCCGCGGGCATGACGATGTGTTTACCGCGTTACGGGCCGTCAGCGATGCCGGGCTCGCCTCCCGTACGCAAGCCGCCGCGCTGATGCGACAATATCTGAAGGAAGAAGGCGTCATTCAATTTTTGCTGAAATCGTTCCAGCAGGGCGAATGGCGATTCAATGTGCCGGCGCTGTGGGATCAATACGAAAATATTATCGGCTGGCAGGATGTTCCCGCCTGGCAGGGGCCGGTGTTGTTTATTCGCGGCGAAAACTCGCCCTATCTGGATGATATCTATCGCGAAGCCATACTGCGCCAGTTCCCGATGGCTCGCGCTTATGTGGTGAGCGGCGCGGGACACTGGGTTCATGCGGAGAAACCCGAGGCGGTCTTACGCGCAATCCATCGTTTTCTGGATGCGAGTTAA
- the ybfE gene encoding LexA regulated protein produces the protein MAKEQTDRTTLDLFADERRPGRPKTNPLSRDEQLRINKRNQLRRDKVRGLRRVELKINSEAVDILNDLAAQRNISRSELIEEILLEQLAGKKV, from the coding sequence ATGGCAAAAGAACAAACGGATCGTACCACGCTGGATCTGTTCGCAGATGAGCGACGCCCGGGCCGCCCGAAGACCAACCCGCTTTCACGTGATGAGCAGTTAAGAATCAATAAGCGTAATCAGCTGCGACGCGACAAAGTTCGCGGATTACGGCGGGTTGAGCTGAAAATTAACAGCGAGGCGGTCGATATCCTTAACGACCTGGCCGCACAGCGCAATATCAGCCGTAGTGAACTTATTGAAGAAATTTTACTGGAACAGCTGGCCGGGAAAAAAGTCTGA
- the seqA gene encoding replication initiation negative regulator SeqA: protein MKTIEVDEELYRYIASHTQHIGESASDILRRMLKFTAGQSSAAPAADVAANTQPASSPRPGDRVRAMRELLLSDEYAEQHKAINRFMLVLSQLYLLSPQEFALATESLHGRTRVYFAGDQQTLLQNGTHTKPKHIPGTPYWVITNTNTGRKRSMVEHIMLSMQFPVELTEKVCGTI from the coding sequence ATGAAAACTATTGAGGTCGACGAAGAGCTTTATCGTTATATCGCGAGCCACACGCAGCATATCGGTGAAAGCGCATCGGATATTTTACGGCGGATGCTGAAATTTACCGCCGGCCAGTCCTCCGCGGCGCCAGCGGCGGACGTTGCGGCAAATACGCAGCCAGCTTCATCCCCGCGTCCGGGCGATCGGGTTCGGGCAATGCGGGAATTACTGTTATCGGATGAATACGCTGAGCAGCATAAGGCGATCAATCGCTTTATGCTGGTATTGTCTCAGTTGTACCTCCTGTCGCCGCAGGAATTTGCGCTGGCGACAGAATCGCTTCATGGCCGTACGCGGGTTTATTTCGCGGGCGATCAGCAAACTCTACTTCAGAATGGCACCCATACTAAGCCCAAACATATTCCGGGTACGCCATACTGGGTTATTACCAACACCAATACCGGTCGTAAACGAAGCATGGTCGAACACATCATGCTGTCAATGCAGTTCCCGGTAGAACTGACAGAGAAAGTTTGCGGAACCATCTAA
- the nagB gene encoding glucosamine-6-phosphate deaminase → MRLIPLITPVEVGKWAARYIVQRINEFNPSASRPFILGLPTGSSPLEAYKALVEMHKAGQVSFKHVVTFNMDEYVGLPSDHPESYRSFMHQNFFDHVDIPKENINLLNGNAEDIAEECRRYEEKIKSYGKIHLFMGGVGNDGHIAFNEPASSLSSRTRIKTLTEETRIANSRFFNGDVNLVPKYALTVGVGTLLDAEEVMILVSGRNKALALQAAVEGNVNHMWTISCLQLHAKAIVVCDEPSTMELKVKTVKYFRELESENIKNL, encoded by the coding sequence ATGAGACTTATTCCTTTAATCACGCCGGTTGAAGTCGGCAAATGGGCCGCCCGTTATATCGTCCAGCGAATTAACGAATTCAATCCCAGCGCCAGCCGCCCCTTCATCCTGGGCCTGCCCACCGGCAGTTCGCCGCTGGAAGCGTACAAAGCGCTGGTAGAGATGCATAAAGCGGGACAGGTGAGCTTCAAGCACGTAGTGACATTCAATATGGACGAGTACGTCGGCTTACCCAGCGATCATCCGGAAAGCTATCGCAGCTTCATGCACCAGAATTTTTTTGACCACGTTGATATTCCCAAAGAAAATATCAATTTATTGAACGGTAACGCGGAAGATATCGCCGAGGAATGCCGCCGCTACGAAGAGAAAATCAAGTCTTACGGCAAAATCCATCTGTTCATGGGCGGCGTAGGCAATGATGGGCATATCGCGTTCAACGAGCCGGCTTCTTCTCTGTCTTCGCGCACGCGAATCAAAACCCTGACGGAAGAGACGCGTATCGCCAACTCCCGTTTCTTTAACGGTGACGTTAATCTGGTGCCGAAGTATGCTTTGACGGTTGGCGTCGGTACGCTTCTCGACGCCGAAGAAGTGATGATCCTGGTCAGCGGACGCAATAAAGCGCTGGCATTACAGGCCGCGGTAGAAGGAAATGTAAACCATATGTGGACCATCAGTTGCCTGCAGCTGCACGCGAAGGCGATTGTGGTCTGCGACGAGCCCTCCACCATGGAGCTAAAAGTCAAAACCGTTAAGTATTTTCGTGAATTAGAAAGCGAAAACATAAAAAATCTTTAA
- the fur gene encoding ferric iron uptake transcriptional regulator: protein MTDNNTALKKAGLKVTLPRLKILEVLQDPECHHVSAEDLYKKLIDMGEEIGLATVYRVLNQFDDAGIVTRHNFEGGKSVFELTQQHHHDHLICLDCGKVIEFRDEYIEARQREIAERHGIKLTNHSLYLYGHCSEGDCREDETLHDAKR, encoded by the coding sequence ATGACTGACAATAACACCGCATTAAAGAAGGCCGGCCTGAAAGTCACTCTTCCAAGACTGAAAATTCTGGAAGTATTGCAGGACCCAGAGTGCCACCACGTCAGTGCGGAAGATTTATATAAAAAACTGATTGATATGGGCGAAGAGATTGGTTTGGCGACCGTCTACCGCGTACTGAATCAGTTTGATGATGCTGGTATCGTAACCCGCCATAACTTTGAAGGCGGTAAATCGGTTTTCGAACTGACGCAACAACATCATCATGACCATCTGATTTGCCTGGATTGTGGCAAAGTCATTGAGTTCCGTGATGAGTATATCGAAGCACGCCAACGCGAAATCGCGGAAAGACACGGCATCAAGCTGACTAACCACAGTTTGTATCTGTATGGCCATTGCAGTGAAGGGGATTGCCGTGAAGACGAAACCCTGCACGACGCAAAAAGATAA
- the pgm gene encoding phosphoglucomutase (alpha-D-glucose-1,6-bisphosphate-dependent) codes for MANHPRAGQPTRQSDLINVAQLTSQYYVLRPEVGNAAHAVKFGTSGHRGSAGRHSFNEAHILAIAQAIAEERGKQGIAGPCYLGKDTHALSEPAFISVLEVLTANGVDIIVQQDNGFTPTPAISNAILVHNREGGALADGIVITPSHNPPEDGGIKYNPPNGGPADTNVTSVIEKRANALLADGLKGVKRITLDQAWKSGYIHEQDLVQPYVEGLSSVVDMAAIQRAGLTLGVDPLGGSGIAYWQRIAEHYKLNLTLVNDSIDQTFRFMTLDHDGVIRMDCSSVSAMAGLLALRDKFDLAFANDPDYDRHGIVTPAGLMNPNHFLAVSINYLFQHRPQWGESVAVGKTLVSSAMIDRVVADLGRKLVEVPVGFKWFVDGLFDGSFGFGGEESAGASFLRFDGTPWSTDKDGIIMCLLAAEITAVTGKNPQQHYDELTKRFGAPSYNRIQAAATHAQKAALSKLSPEQVSASTLAGDPIIARLTSAPGNGAPIGGLKVMTDNGWFAARPSGTEEAYKIYCESFLGAEHRERIEKEAVEIVSAVLANAK; via the coding sequence ATGGCTAATCACCCAAGAGCCGGACAGCCTACCCGGCAAAGCGATTTAATCAATGTGGCTCAGTTGACGTCACAATATTATGTTCTGCGCCCGGAAGTCGGAAATGCAGCGCATGCGGTGAAGTTTGGTACTTCGGGACATCGCGGCAGCGCGGGACGCCATAGTTTTAATGAAGCGCATATTTTGGCGATAGCGCAGGCGATCGCCGAAGAGCGCGGCAAGCAAGGCATCGCCGGCCCGTGCTATCTCGGCAAAGATACGCATGCGCTGTCCGAACCGGCGTTTATTTCGGTACTGGAAGTGCTGACGGCGAACGGCGTGGATATCATTGTCCAGCAGGACAACGGTTTTACCCCGACGCCGGCGATTTCCAATGCCATCTTGGTTCATAACCGTGAAGGCGGCGCGCTGGCGGACGGCATCGTCATTACGCCGTCCCACAATCCTCCCGAAGATGGCGGCATTAAGTACAATCCGCCAAATGGCGGCCCCGCCGATACCAACGTCACCAGCGTGATCGAAAAACGCGCCAATGCGCTGTTGGCTGACGGGCTGAAAGGGGTGAAACGTATTACGCTGGATCAGGCCTGGAAGAGCGGTTATATCCATGAGCAGGATTTGGTGCAGCCTTACGTTGAAGGGCTGTCCAGCGTGGTGGATATGGCGGCGATTCAGCGTGCGGGCCTGACGTTGGGCGTCGATCCGCTGGGCGGATCCGGCATCGCCTACTGGCAGCGTATTGCCGAGCATTACAAGCTGAATCTGACGCTGGTGAATGATTCCATCGATCAGACTTTCCGTTTTATGACGCTGGATCACGACGGCGTGATCCGTATGGACTGCTCATCGGTTTCCGCCATGGCCGGGTTGCTGGCGCTGCGTGATAAATTCGATCTGGCTTTCGCCAACGATCCGGATTATGACCGCCACGGTATCGTCACGCCTGCCGGCCTGATGAATCCGAACCATTTTCTGGCCGTATCCATCAACTACCTGTTCCAGCATCGCCCTCAATGGGGAGAGTCCGTCGCGGTAGGCAAAACATTGGTTTCCAGCGCGATGATCGATCGCGTCGTGGCGGATTTGGGGCGCAAGCTGGTGGAAGTGCCGGTCGGCTTTAAATGGTTTGTCGACGGACTATTCGACGGCAGCTTCGGCTTTGGCGGCGAAGAGAGCGCGGGGGCGTCATTCCTGCGCTTTGACGGCACGCCGTGGTCAACGGATAAAGACGGCATCATTATGTGTCTGCTGGCCGCGGAGATTACGGCCGTAACGGGTAAAAACCCGCAACAGCATTATGATGAGCTGACGAAACGCTTCGGCGCGCCGAGCTATAACCGTATTCAGGCAGCGGCGACTCACGCGCAGAAAGCGGCATTATCCAAGCTGTCGCCAGAGCAGGTGTCCGCCAGTACGCTGGCCGGCGATCCCATCATCGCTCGCCTGACGAGCGCACCCGGCAACGGCGCGCCTATCGGCGGGCTGAAAGTGATGACCGATAACGGCTGGTTTGCGGCGCGTCCTTCCGGCACGGAAGAAGCCTATAAAATCTACTGTGAGAGCTTCCTTGGCGCAGAGCACCGGGAACGCATTGAGAAAGAAGCGGTAGAAATCGTCAGCGCCGTGCTGGCTAACGCCAAGTAA
- the glnS gene encoding glutamine--tRNA ligase, whose product MSEAEARPTNFIRQIIDEDLASGKHDHIQTRFPPEPNGYLHIGHAKSICLNFGIAQDYNGKCNLRFDDTNPVKEDIEYVESIKRDVNWLGFSWSGDVRYSSDYFDQLHQYAVELIGKGLAYVDELTPEQIREYRGTLTSPGKNSPYRDRSVQENLELFEKMRNGGFAEGTACLRAKIDMASSFIVMRDPVLYRIKFAEHHQTGNKWCIYPMYDFTHCISDALEGVTHSLCTLEFQDNRRLYDWVLDNITTPCHPRQYEFSRLNLEYAIMSKRKLNLLVTEKIVEGWDDPRMPTISGLRRRGYSAASIREFCYRIGVTKQDNNVEMAALEACVRDDLNENAPRAMAVLDPVKVVIENLPSGHEEWVTMPNHPNKPEMGTRQVAFSREVYIDRADFRESANKQYKRLVLGKEVRLRNAYVIKAERIDKDEQGNITTIYCSYDPDTLSKDPADGRKVKGVIHWVSVTHGLPAEFRLYDRLFSVANPGAADDFLSTINPESLKVTHGFVEASLAQAEAEKAYQFEREGYFCADRVYSSPQNLVFNRTVGLRDTWVG is encoded by the coding sequence ATGAGTGAGGCTGAAGCCCGCCCAACTAACTTTATCCGTCAGATTATCGATGAAGATCTGGCGTCAGGTAAGCATGACCATATTCAGACGCGTTTTCCGCCAGAGCCGAATGGCTATCTGCATATCGGACATGCGAAGTCTATCTGCCTGAATTTCGGGATCGCTCAGGATTACAACGGGAAATGTAACCTGCGTTTTGACGATACCAATCCGGTGAAAGAAGATATTGAATACGTTGAATCGATCAAACGCGATGTTAACTGGCTGGGTTTCTCATGGAGCGGCGACGTTCGCTATTCCTCCGACTATTTCGATCAGCTTCATCAGTATGCGGTTGAGCTGATCGGTAAAGGGCTGGCGTACGTCGATGAACTGACGCCGGAACAGATCCGCGAATATCGCGGTACGCTGACCTCTCCGGGTAAAAATAGCCCGTATCGCGATCGCAGCGTACAGGAAAACCTGGAACTGTTCGAAAAAATGCGTAACGGCGGTTTTGCCGAGGGGACGGCCTGTCTACGCGCCAAGATCGATATGGCATCGTCATTTATCGTGATGCGCGATCCGGTTCTGTACCGCATTAAGTTTGCCGAGCATCATCAGACCGGCAACAAATGGTGCATCTACCCGATGTATGATTTTACCCACTGTATTTCCGATGCGCTGGAAGGCGTGACCCACTCCCTGTGTACCTTGGAATTCCAGGATAACCGCCGTTTATATGACTGGGTGCTGGATAATATCACCACCCCTTGCCATCCGCGTCAGTATGAGTTCTCTCGCCTTAACCTTGAATACGCCATCATGTCCAAGCGCAAGCTGAACCTGCTGGTGACGGAAAAAATTGTCGAAGGTTGGGACGATCCGCGTATGCCGACGATTTCCGGCTTGCGCCGCCGTGGCTACAGCGCCGCATCTATCCGTGAATTCTGTTACCGCATCGGGGTAACCAAGCAGGATAACAACGTTGAAATGGCGGCGTTGGAAGCCTGTGTGCGTGACGATCTGAATGAAAACGCGCCGCGCGCCATGGCGGTGCTCGATCCGGTGAAAGTGGTGATTGAAAATCTGCCTTCAGGTCATGAAGAGTGGGTTACGATGCCAAACCATCCGAATAAACCGGAAATGGGGACGCGCCAGGTGGCATTCAGCCGTGAGGTTTATATCGATCGCGCTGATTTTCGTGAGTCGGCCAATAAGCAGTACAAGCGTCTGGTGTTAGGTAAAGAAGTTCGTCTGCGTAATGCTTACGTGATTAAGGCGGAGCGTATCGATAAAGACGAGCAGGGTAACATCACTACTATTTATTGTAGCTATGATCCTGATACCTTAAGTAAAGATCCGGCCGATGGCCGTAAGGTAAAAGGCGTGATCCACTGGGTATCCGTGACGCACGGTCTGCCGGCGGAATTCCGTCTGTACGATCGTTTGTTCAGCGTCGCCAATCCTGGGGCGGCGGATGATTTTCTGTCAACCATCAATCCTGAATCGCTGAAAGTGACTCATGGATTCGTTGAGGCGAGCTTGGCGCAGGCCGAAGCGGAAAAAGCGTATCAGTTTGAGCGTGAAGGCTATTTCTGCGCTGACCGAGTTTATTCCAGTCCGCAGAATCTGGTATTTAACCGTACGGTGGGCTTACGGGATACCTGGGTAGGATAA